The following are encoded together in the Parambassis ranga chromosome 20, fParRan2.1, whole genome shotgun sequence genome:
- the olfm3a gene encoding noelin-3a, producing the protein MLKDCTWEKSGCPEPVSMRVLLSVLYPVLSLTIFGLYPSMTFGPKEGWQVYSSAQDADGRCICTVVAPEQSLCSRDAKSRQLRQLLEKVQNMSQSIEVLNLRTQRDFQYVMKMENQMKGLRTKFRQIEDDRKSIMARNFQELKDKMDELKPLIPVLEQYKMDAALISQFKEEIRNLSAVLTGIQEELGAYDYDELYQRVLRLDSRLRSCMGKLTCGKLMKITGPATIKTSGTRFGAWMTDPLASTRNNRIWYMDGYTNSKIVREYKTVDDFVAGVVSRTYSLPFKWEGTNHMVYNGSLYYNKYQSNIIVKYSFETGTVLAQRALEFAGFHNMYPYTWGGYSDIDVMADELGMWVVYATNQNAGNVVISQIDPDTLQVLKTWNTEYSKRNGGESFMICGTLYITNSHLSGAKVYYAYSTKTSTYEYIDIPFHNQYFHISMLDYNARERALYAWNNGHQVIFNVTLFHVIKTDDDS; encoded by the exons ACTTTTGGCCCAAAGGAGGGCTGGCAGGTGTACAGCTCAGCCCAGGATGCTGATGGGCGCTGTATCTGCACCGTGGTGGCACCAGAACAGAGCCTGTGTTCCAGAGATGCCAAGAGCAGACAGCTCCGCCAGCTACTAGAGAAG GTGCAGAACATGTCTCAGTCCATTGAGGTCCTGAACCTGCGGACTCAGAGGGACTTCCAATATGTCATGAAGATGGAGAACCAAATGAAGGGCCTGAGGACCAAGTTCAGACAGATTGAGGATGACAGAAAATCCATCATGGCCAGAAATTTCCAG GAGCTTAAGGACAAGATGGACGAGCTGAAGCCGTTGATCCCTGTGTTGGAGCAGTACAAGATGGATGCTGCGCTCATCTCCCAGTTCAAGGAGGAGATCAGGAACctgtctgcagtgctgacaggcaTCCAGGAGGAACTTGGGGCCTATGACTACGATGAGCTTTATCAGAGAGTGCTGCGGCTGGACAGCAGGCTCCGCAGCTGCATGGGCAAACTGA CGTGTGGGAAATTAATGAAAATCACTGGACCTGCCACAATAAAGACATCTGGAACCCGATTTGGGGCATGGATGACTGATCCTCTAGCATCTACCAGGAACAACAGG ATTTGGTATATGGACGGTTACACCAACAGCAAGATTGTACGCGAGTACAAAACGGTGGATGACTTTGTAGCAGGAGTGGTTTCCCGAACGTACAGCCTCCCGTTCAAATGGGAGGGAACTAATCACATGGTCTACAATGGGTCACTTTACTACAACAAGTACCAGAGCAACATTATTGTAAAATACAGCTTTGAAACTGGCACCGTGCTGGCCCAGCGGGCTTTGGAGTTTGCTGGCTTCCACAACATGTACCCGTACACGTGGGGCGGATACTCCGACATTGACGTCATGGCTGACGAACTGGGAATGTGGGTTGTGTACGCAACGAATCAAAATGCCGGAAATGTCGTCATTTCTCAGATCGACCCCGACACGCTGCAGGTCCTGAAGACCTGGAACACCGAATACTCCAAAAGGAACGGAGGTGAATCGTTCATGATCTGTGGGACACTCTATATCACTAACTCTCACTTGTCAGGAGCCAAGGTTTACTACGCTTACTCCACCAAGACTTCCACTTACGAGTACATAGACATTCCTTTCCACAACCAGTACTTTCACATCTCCATGCTCGACTACAACGCCAGAGAGCGAGCACTGTACGCTTGGAATAACGGACACCAGGTAATATTTAATGTCACCCTCTTTCATGTCATAAAAACTGATGATGACTCTTAA